AATTAATAACAATACTTCTAATAGACAAATAAATTTCCATATCACATTCTTGTTGTAAAATTATTGAATTTTCTTCTTTGAATTTATGACTTTGCGAAGAAGAACTAATAATAAATATGTTTTTTTGTTGTTCTTTTGCTAGAGTATACAGTCTTGTTAAACTTTGATTATCTAAACCACAAACTAAGAAAATAGATAGATCGTTAGCTTCACACTTCTCAATTCACATATCTTCAAGTCTTTTTTGCTTAGTAAAATATGCTTCAATATTTTTAAAGTGTAATTCACTACTAAATAAATTTACATTTTCTTCTTGTTCATAAGAGCTTATTAAATATACTTTATTAGCATCCTTAATTTTATTTACTAGTTTGTTTAGTTGATCTTCTTGTAAATCAATTTGATCAAAATATTTATTTACTAACTCTCTAACATTCGTTGTCTTAACTCTTTTTGTATCTTTTTTAAATGGCTTATAAAGTTCACGCTCTACTTTTATTCTTACAGCTATTTCCCTAAAACCTTGATAACCATATTTTTTTGAAAAGGCAGTTAAAGCTGATTCAGATATAAAACAAACTTCTGAGCATTCTTTAGTAGTTGGAGTCTTATCATTATCTAAACAATCAATTAAATATTTAGCAATTAACTTGTGAGAGCTAATTTCATTGCTTTCATAAATAGAATTTAATTTTTCTCTAATACTTTCAAACATTTTATCTCCTAAAGTACTTCTATTTAATTTAAGTACTTTCATTATATTTATTTAACAAATAAATAAGAACTAAATTCTTATATAAATAAATTGTAGAAAAGATTAATTGGAATTGTGACTTATTAATATTGGCGTATGAATTGTCATAGTTACATAGAGTTAGATTAACCCAATTTCATTTTAGTATGAGATCAAGCTTCTATTTGTTAAAAAAATATATCTTTTCTACTTATCATTGTAATACAAATAAAAGCTGCAGACGCAGCTTTTAATCTTTTTCTTCAATCATTTCTCCAAGTATTTTTGATAATCCTTTTTGCACTTTATTAAAGAATTGTTGATTAATAACACTAATTGACTTTTTAATTCTTGATGAATTACGTTCTAAACTATCTGCTACTTTATCAAGGTCTTCTAATTCTTTTTGCATTTTTTTATAAGCAGTTGGGAATTGAATAGTTCAATATTCATTTAATTGCTCTTTTTGTTTTTCAAGTTCAATTAATAAATCATTATTTGAATTATCAGTGAATGTTTTTATTTTTTGGTTATATTCATTTTCAAATTCAATTAATCTTCTAACAATTTGACCAACAAAAATGAAACTCTCAGAATCTGTAATTCAAATATTCTCATATTCTTCACTTTTAACAAATGGTAAGCCTGGATATTTATCATTAAAACTTGTTGCAATTAAAATACCATACTTTGTATTATTACTTGCTGCGTCTGTTGATAATTTGGGAACTCAAGTATTACTTCATTCAGCATTTTTAACTTCGTAAACAATCTTTCCGATTTCTTCACGCTTATAATTTTTAATTGTTTGTAAATAATCCGCTTTTTTCTCTCCTGTTGTAATTTTTTCAATAACATCAAATAATGAAAATGCTTTAACTAAGTCTTCATAAACTTCATGCTCAAAGTTTTCACCTTTACGTTTTGAATTAATAATTTTAAATTCACGATTAGCTTGAACTAATTCTGCTATACGTTTTTCATAATCATTGGTTAGTTTAGAAGAAATTACTTCAAATTCTAATTCTTTTTGTTTTGTTAAGTTTTCAAGTTCATTTTTTTTATTATTTAATTCTAGTTTTAAAGTATTAAGTTCCTGACTAAACTCATTAATTAAACTTTCTTTATTTTTTTCAAGCTCAAGATTTAATTTATCTGCTAACGCCTTTAATTCATTTTCTTTATTCGCTAATTTGATTTGTAGCTCATTTTTAATATCATTAAATTTATTAGTCAAAATATTTTTTTCTTTATCTATTTCTAAAGACTTTTGTTCATTCAATTTATTAATTAAATTTTCCTTTTCATTAATTGAAAAATTTAAAACCTCTAACTGTTTATTGAAGTCATTTATCATTTCCTGTTTAATAAGGTTAATCTCAATTCTTTGTTTTTCATTTCACTGAGCTAATAATTCGCTTCTCAATTGAATTCTAAGTTCATCTTCTTGTTTTTGCTTTAACTCACTTAAATAATTTTCAATAACAGTTCAATTTGAATTATGATTAGCAAACGATTCTTTTGCTATTTCTTCCCCACAATGAGGACATTTAAAAAGTATTTCCATAATTAACTCCTTATAGATTCTTTTGATAATTTACTTAAAACTTTAGATAATATTTCGTATTGATCATCTTTCGATTTTAATTCTTGAAATGACAATCACTTAATTTTGTTAAATATATCAATATATTTTTTATATTCTTCATAATCATTTAATTCAGAATATTTAACCAAATTATTTAATGCCACATTATTTGCTTTAATATATGCATAAAGTTCTGCTGATGCCTTATTTTTTAAAAATAAATTTTTCCAACAAACTAAAGATATGTTTTTTTCTACTTCACACTTATTACAATCTTTTAGCAACATTCTTTTTAGTTCTTCATTGCACTCATTGCATTTTTCTTCCATAACATGAAAATTGATCATAGTTGATCTACTTTTTTTATAATTATTTTATTAATATTTTAAGAAATCAGAATAAACTTTTGCTGTAACCTTAAGTTCACTTTCTTTATCATTCTTTGGCTATTTCTACCTAATTTTATTATATCATTCACCTGTCTAAAAATACATTTAAAAACCCCTAATTACGCTTCTTTTAAATCTTTAACTTTAACTTTATTTATATAATTACCTACGTAATACTTAAATTCGTCTTCACTCATTTCATCTTTCATTTTCATATTTGCTCTGCATATATTTTTTCCTGAATATAAGATGTTTAATATTGCAATTATAGTCAAAAATATTCAAACTCCATATAGTGCTCAACCAATATATAAGTCTAGATTTTGGATTGGGGCAGCTCTTAAAATAATAGGAGTAAAATGTAGTTGGAACATCATAAAAAAGACACCAACAATTAAAGATATAAATAATGCTCAATTAATTTTCAAATAACGATCTTTTCTTTCATTTTTAACATATTCAAGATAAACAATTTGTTTGTCTGTTAAGTTTTTGATTTTTCAATGTCTATTAATGCTTGAAAATATTAATAAAAGAATTCAAATAATAAATAAACCTAGTATTGTTCACAAAAATGAAATCATAATATTTCCTCATGCTTGCAAACCTGAAGCTAATAACATATTAAAATCACCTCTTAGCATGATTATATAATTATTCAGGTAAAAAAATAAACTAAATAAAAAAACATAGGTCTGCACCTATGCTTTGATTTATTTATTATTTTAAATTAAAACTTCGCTCGCAGTTCAAGATCAAAGTCCTTGTTTCATTTTTGGTTTACAATAAGTTTATTATGTGCTTTAATTGATGCAAAATTTAGCCCCGTACTTATGAATGATGGTAGTATTATAAAACTAAGAATTCCTGAAAGTCATATATAAACTGGGTATTTTGTTGGATCAATTTGTCTATATGGAAAGATTGGAATATTATTAGTTTCTCCATTTGGGAAATGCAGAATTAAAAATCCTCTAATTCCTACAAAAAATATATAGAAAACTGGAATAATAGAATTAATTCATGCTTTTTTTATTAAGAATTCTTTTCATGATAAATTTGATGTTCTTTCTCTTAAAAAATAATAAGTTACTATAACAACCGGTAATATTCAATGTTCAAGTATTGATTTTAAAATCTTAAATCATGTATCAAAACCTGCAATGTCATCTATGTAAGCTATAAATGTTACAGTGTACACAAAAAATACAATTAATTGATATGTCATAACCATCGTAGCAACATTATCAGATTCTGCTCAAGCAATTTTATTACTTGGTTTTCTAAAATAACTCAATACAGAAGCTATTCCCCAAATAGAAGTTAATAATGTTGTCCATACAGAAAAATAAATAATTTGATTTATAAATGATACATCAAAACTAATTGCTGATTCACTAGTTTGTGCAACAGACATTATTAAATCAATAAGAATACAAAAAATTGGTATAAATGCTATAAATAACAAAGCAGATAATTTCATTCTAATTTTCATTTTCATTTTGGTATTTTCCTCTCATTAAAAATCACTATTTTTAATATATCACTTTAAATAAAAAAATGTTACATTTTAAGTGTTCTATAATCTAAAAATAAAAAAACACCTTTAA
This window of the Mesoplasma chauliocola genome carries:
- a CDS encoding DUF2130 domain-containing protein, whose amino-acid sequence is MEILFKCPHCGEEIAKESFANHNSNWTVIENYLSELKQKQEDELRIQLRSELLAQWNEKQRIEINLIKQEMINDFNKQLEVLNFSINEKENLINKLNEQKSLEIDKEKNILTNKFNDIKNELQIKLANKENELKALADKLNLELEKNKESLINEFSQELNTLKLELNNKKNELENLTKQKELEFEVISSKLTNDYEKRIAELVQANREFKIINSKRKGENFEHEVYEDLVKAFSLFDVIEKITTGEKKADYLQTIKNYKREEIGKIVYEVKNAEWSNTWVPKLSTDAASNNTKYGILIATSFNDKYPGLPFVKSEEYENIWITDSESFIFVGQIVRRLIEFENEYNQKIKTFTDNSNNDLLIELEKQKEQLNEYWTIQFPTAYKKMQKELEDLDKVADSLERNSSRIKKSISVINQQFFNKVQKGLSKILGEMIEEKD